Proteins from a genomic interval of Bacteroidota bacterium:
- a CDS encoding sugar transferase, whose protein sequence is MHPRRPIYGLTVLCDLCVALVAWWVSGNLFGEPLDDPSELIFLLLLLAGWGVFLRWWDSYRSPFSEGPLKREWVRLIGAVVSLLSFSGLLALLAPLWDFYLPRWIFFGSLLLLGSIGERALLRLLLQYYYGRTRRRWRVLIVGTGPPAQWMAQSIRKHGEWGLELLGLVRMPFEEPLQEEELLVGSATVKTATQAAAVRSAPVAPVVGAFSDLPRLLDTLVIDEVLVGFSLEHYEAIERLTRLCHQYGIPLRIPSRLLQTEEDFTLIAEPIRGWQAALKRGIDLLGAFVGLILLLPLMLLIALLIRLTSPGAPALYVQDRVGYHKRIFRMYKFRTMVPNAEQLQQELEELNEADGPVFKIRNDPRITPIGRFLRKHSLDELPQLINVLLGDMSLVGPRPLPLRDYQRFTDPRYKRRFAVKPGLTCLWQISGRSDLRFEEWIRLDLAYVDNWSLALDLRILLKTIPVVLLGKGAY, encoded by the coding sequence ATGCACCCTAGGCGCCCGATTTACGGCCTGACGGTCCTGTGTGATCTTTGTGTCGCCCTCGTCGCCTGGTGGGTGAGCGGAAACCTTTTCGGTGAGCCCCTTGATGACCCCTCAGAGCTCATCTTCCTCCTGCTTTTGCTTGCGGGCTGGGGTGTGTTCCTGCGATGGTGGGACAGCTACCGCAGCCCCTTCTCCGAGGGCCCCCTTAAGCGAGAATGGGTCCGGCTGATCGGGGCTGTCGTCTCCTTGCTCTCTTTTAGCGGCCTGCTGGCCCTTCTAGCGCCCTTATGGGACTTCTACTTGCCCCGGTGGATCTTTTTCGGATCGCTGCTGCTGCTGGGCAGCATCGGCGAACGCGCCTTGCTGCGCTTGCTTTTGCAATACTACTACGGTCGAACACGCCGCCGCTGGCGCGTCTTGATCGTGGGAACGGGCCCGCCTGCGCAATGGATGGCGCAAAGCATTCGCAAGCACGGCGAGTGGGGCCTGGAGCTACTGGGTCTGGTGCGCATGCCGTTTGAGGAGCCCCTTCAAGAGGAGGAGCTGCTGGTGGGCTCCGCCACCGTAAAGACGGCAACGCAAGCCGCTGCGGTCCGGTCCGCGCCTGTGGCTCCCGTTGTGGGCGCGTTCTCCGATCTGCCTCGTCTGCTCGATACCCTCGTCATCGACGAGGTGCTCGTGGGCTTTTCGCTCGAACATTACGAGGCGATCGAGCGGCTTACGCGCCTATGTCACCAATACGGGATCCCTTTGCGCATCCCCTCTCGGCTTTTGCAGACGGAGGAGGATTTTACCCTGATCGCGGAGCCGATCCGGGGTTGGCAGGCCGCGCTGAAGCGCGGCATCGACCTGCTCGGGGCCTTTGTGGGCCTGATCCTGTTGCTTCCCCTGATGCTGCTGATCGCGCTTCTGATCCGGCTTACCTCTCCGGGTGCGCCAGCCCTGTATGTGCAGGATCGGGTAGGCTATCACAAGCGGATCTTCCGGATGTACAAGTTCCGGACCATGGTCCCCAACGCCGAACAACTGCAACAAGAGCTAGAGGAGCTCAACGAGGCCGACGGGCCGGTGTTTAAGATCCGAAACGATCCGCGCATCACCCCGATCGGCCGCTTTTTGCGCAAGCATAGCCTAGATGAACTACCCCAGCTCATCAACGTCCTATTGGGCGACATGAGTTTGGTGGGCCCACGCCCTTTGCCTTTGCGGGACTATCAGCGGTTTACGGACCCGCGTTACAAGCGCCGGTTCGCCGTCAAACCCGGCCTCACATGCCTGTGGCAGATCTCCGGGCGCAGCGACCTACGCTTCGAAGAGTGGATTCGGCTTGACCTGGCCTACGTCGATAACTGGTCCTTGGCGCTGGACTTACGGATCCTGCTCAAAACCATACCGGTGGTGCTCCTGGGAAAGGGGGCCTACTGA
- a CDS encoding sodium:solute symporter produces the protein MLTAWDAAVIVLYFAASAALGIRLAGRQRSVEDYFLGGRSVPWWAVLLSVVATETSALTVISVPAVAFMGDLTFLQLAFGYVLGRIVVSALFLPAYYRGGLETAYAFLGHRFGDRLRGATSLVFLATRLLADGVRLFAAAIPIKVVCDQLGLSLSYAHLIAAIGLVTVLYTYVGGLRAVIWVDVLQLAVYLVGALWALGLLLEKAPADWVHKAAKMGKLRLFHWGAELSLLDWLRQNYTLITGLVGGAVFTMASHGTDQLIVQRLLACRSLRASQRALVGSGLFVLAQFGLFLSVGLLLWAYYGARSGTYEPRAILVQLGLSRADEIFPRFLLEGLPPGLSGLVLAGIMAAAMSTLSSSLSALSSSTVLDLYQRWFPARWVRRSMLPLARLVTLFWGAVFIGFALLFRSTENPVVELGLSIASFTYGGLLGVFLLGLLFRRPAEQEALIAFGCAIAGMILFIALVRIGWPWYTLIGAILTIGVAHALVAVRRLRPERASGRA, from the coding sequence ATGCTGACCGCCTGGGATGCCGCAGTGATCGTCCTCTACTTTGCGGCCTCGGCCGCGCTGGGGATCCGCCTGGCGGGTCGGCAGCGCTCTGTAGAGGATTACTTTCTGGGCGGCCGTTCTGTGCCGTGGTGGGCCGTGCTGCTGTCCGTGGTAGCCACCGAAACGAGCGCGCTTACCGTGATCAGCGTGCCTGCAGTGGCCTTTATGGGGGACCTTACGTTCCTGCAGCTGGCCTTTGGCTATGTGCTGGGGCGGATCGTGGTGAGCGCGCTGTTTCTGCCGGCCTACTATCGGGGCGGGCTAGAGACCGCTTACGCCTTTTTGGGACACCGGTTCGGGGATCGTTTGCGGGGCGCAACTTCCCTCGTGTTTTTGGCCACGCGCTTGCTGGCCGACGGGGTGCGGCTGTTCGCTGCGGCCATTCCGATCAAGGTCGTCTGCGATCAGCTGGGCCTTTCGCTCTCGTATGCGCATCTGATCGCCGCCATCGGGCTCGTTACGGTGTTGTACACGTACGTGGGCGGATTGCGGGCCGTGATTTGGGTCGATGTGCTGCAGCTAGCCGTCTATCTGGTGGGTGCTCTCTGGGCTTTGGGGCTGCTCCTGGAAAAAGCGCCGGCGGATTGGGTCCACAAGGCGGCCAAAATGGGCAAGCTTCGGCTTTTCCACTGGGGCGCCGAGCTATCGCTCCTGGACTGGCTGCGGCAGAACTACACCCTGATCACCGGCCTAGTGGGCGGGGCGGTCTTTACCATGGCCTCGCACGGGACCGATCAGCTCATAGTGCAACGCCTGCTAGCCTGTCGTTCGCTTCGGGCTAGCCAGCGCGCGCTCGTTGGAAGCGGGCTTTTCGTGCTGGCCCAATTTGGCCTGTTTCTGAGCGTCGGGCTTCTGCTTTGGGCCTACTACGGGGCGCGGAGCGGAACGTATGAACCGCGGGCGATCTTGGTTCAACTGGGTCTGAGCCGAGCCGATGAGATCTTCCCCCGGTTTCTGCTTGAAGGTCTGCCACCGGGTCTGTCAGGGCTTGTTCTGGCCGGCATCATGGCCGCGGCCATGAGCACGCTCTCCAGCTCGCTAAGCGCGCTCTCTTCGTCTACCGTCTTGGATCTGTATCAGCGCTGGTTTCCAGCCAGGTGGGTTCGACGGAGCATGCTTCCTCTTGCGCGTCTGGTAACGCTCTTTTGGGGAGCGGTTTTCATCGGCTTCGCCCTGCTGTTTCGCAGCACCGAAAACCCCGTTGTGGAGCTCGGCCTGAGCATCGCTAGCTTCACCTACGGGGGGCTCCTGGGGGTTTTTCTGCTTGGCCTATTGTTTCGTCGCCCAGCAGAGCAAGAGGCGCTTATAGCCTTCGGGTGCGCAATCGCGGGCATGATCTTGTTTATCGCGCTAGTGCGCATCGGATGGCCTTGGTATACGCTTATCGGAGCGATCCTAACGATCGGAGTGGCTCATGCGCTGGTGGCGGTGCGCCGTCTTCGGCCGGAGCGCGCTTCTGGTCGCGCTTAG
- a CDS encoding NAD(+)/NADH kinase: MPAVLDRVRVWAASRGVVLLVHRDLEPCCQGIRWDLVEASVLRREATVVLSLGGDGTLLRTAHLIAPEEVPILGVNVGRLGFLADTQAEELEGALEDLWEGRYGIEARLTLALRVCSEQNEPERWALNDVVVGKAGASSMIAVEAEVDGRYLNTYWGDGLIVATPTGSTAYSLAAGGPILAPELEAILVTPICPHTLTTRSVVLPASVRIRLRVAAWERPVVVAWDSWSAQYRGQTLELELGCAAHRVRLVKRPGHDFFTTLRQKLGWGWDRRGM; the protein is encoded by the coding sequence TTGCCCGCCGTATTGGATAGGGTGCGGGTGTGGGCCGCCTCTCGGGGAGTGGTCTTGTTGGTGCATCGGGATCTTGAGCCGTGCTGTCAAGGCATCCGATGGGACCTCGTGGAGGCCTCTGTGCTGCGTCGCGAGGCGACCGTTGTGCTCTCCTTGGGGGGAGATGGCACGCTGCTGCGCACCGCGCACCTGATCGCGCCCGAGGAGGTACCGATTCTAGGGGTAAACGTGGGGCGCCTGGGTTTTTTGGCCGACACGCAGGCTGAAGAGCTGGAGGGCGCGCTTGAGGACCTCTGGGAGGGTCGCTACGGGATCGAAGCCCGCCTGACCCTGGCGCTTCGGGTCTGCTCCGAGCAGAACGAGCCAGAACGCTGGGCCCTCAACGACGTCGTAGTGGGCAAGGCCGGGGCCTCGAGCATGATCGCCGTCGAGGCCGAGGTCGACGGCCGGTACCTCAACACATACTGGGGCGATGGCCTGATCGTGGCCACGCCGACCGGCTCTACGGCCTACTCCCTGGCGGCTGGCGGGCCGATCCTGGCTCCGGAGCTAGAAGCCATTCTGGTCACTCCGATCTGCCCGCATACGCTTACGACCCGATCCGTGGTGTTGCCGGCCTCGGTGCGGATTCGGCTGCGCGTGGCCGCCTGGGAGCGGCCCGTGGTGGTGGCCTGGGACTCTTGGAGCGCCCAGTACAGGGGGCAGACGCTAGAGCTCGAGCTGGGATGCGCCGCACATCGGGTGCGGCTCGTAAAGCGGCCCGGACATGACTTCTTCACCACGCTCCGCCAGAAGCTAGGCTGGGGTTGGGATCGCAGGGGCATGTAG
- a CDS encoding STAS domain-containing protein: MRFEIDHRDQFSILTPLEERLDSSVAPTLKAEFVVLLTEGVENLIVDLSHVRYVDSSGLSALLLAHRHFAGQGGFFALAGAQEPVLRLIQVSLLDTVFLLYPTLEEAIEACYVALLDRGEEADQENGDSGIAEGL, from the coding sequence ATGCGCTTTGAAATCGATCATCGGGATCAGTTTTCGATCCTGACCCCTCTGGAAGAGCGGCTAGACTCGAGCGTCGCGCCCACGCTCAAGGCGGAGTTTGTGGTGCTCTTAACGGAGGGCGTGGAGAACCTTATTGTGGACCTATCGCATGTGCGCTATGTGGACAGCTCGGGGCTAAGCGCGCTATTGCTCGCCCATCGGCATTTCGCCGGACAGGGGGGGTTCTTCGCGCTGGCCGGGGCCCAAGAGCCGGTGTTGCGGCTCATCCAAGTCTCGCTTCTGGATACCGTGTTTCTTTTGTACCCCACCCTTGAGGAGGCCATAGAAGCCTGCTACGTGGCTCTGCTGGATCGCGGTGAGGAGGCCGATCAGGAAAACGGCGACTCAGGCATCGCCGAGGGGTTGTAG
- a CDS encoding phospholipid carrier-dependent glycosyltransferase: MRSRMGLGLGLGLGALIAGGVALRWVFLDADPPWLLDRGFITDELWWAHQGRNYALFGRWHVDGFYQAWVSAWLFTVLQGFIFCWLGVSIETMRLLSALSGTLTLPVVYALFYDRKRPEVALYTVALYAISAGPLLYSRVGFVESTLVLSLLLSLLAWRYRWFFLSGFFLGITALIKTSAFYFFPIYALLLAWEAYRGRWSWGSVLRFVAGGALVAIPYVAFLVHPDYSGWIAKNRSSAPIYIRPYFWLNLWINSFIGLIPAVAFVALWHLVPLLRRLLERFRSTLAQLDEPDALALILLAGNIVLLATSSYQPERRFLPVFPALAYLAALWLAGWRWRWPEPSPQAASPWGRLLRWLGALWLPWSALHGVGLAIGERLPIHVGQEHGLNVIGISMLSFAGYLAHAGWMSFIRSREPDLPDWQWARLSALVLVGMPLAVYAVRFAHGPSWIASALVGGLGLGLAWALRRQEARFERGLERLRMGAAALLLLVLVELPYLSSWLPPSYAFRDAGRQIRALVGDQPVVAHYNLPLAETRAPVIRPSIRYNYAPAIFHRGYALVLRYDRDFSVPRWSQIRSWPPVNRRDPTLAGRAPTVVPYGRQPDWNQVEPAIIAPEVGQYLVFLPKGSRLLRSFPLYVYGLPGYPRFVLELWQLPKTT, from the coding sequence ATGCGAAGCCGCATGGGATTGGGATTGGGCCTTGGCCTTGGGGCGCTCATAGCCGGTGGCGTGGCGCTCCGATGGGTGTTTTTGGATGCCGATCCGCCCTGGCTGCTAGACCGCGGCTTTATCACGGATGAGCTCTGGTGGGCCCATCAGGGGCGCAATTACGCCCTATTCGGCCGCTGGCACGTTGACGGCTTCTATCAGGCCTGGGTCAGCGCCTGGCTCTTTACGGTCTTGCAAGGCTTTATCTTCTGCTGGCTTGGCGTGAGCATCGAGACCATGCGCCTGCTTTCGGCGCTGTCCGGAACGCTCACCCTGCCGGTTGTGTACGCGCTCTTCTACGATCGCAAACGGCCCGAGGTCGCCTTGTACACCGTGGCCCTGTACGCCATCTCGGCCGGCCCCTTGCTTTACAGCCGCGTGGGCTTCGTAGAATCCACGCTGGTCTTGAGCCTCTTGCTGAGCCTGCTGGCCTGGAGGTACCGCTGGTTCTTCCTTTCCGGTTTTTTTCTTGGTATAACGGCTCTTATTAAGACCTCCGCCTTCTATTTCTTCCCCATCTACGCGCTGCTTTTGGCCTGGGAGGCCTATCGCGGCCGTTGGTCCTGGGGCTCGGTCTTGCGCTTCGTCGCAGGCGGGGCCCTAGTCGCGATCCCGTATGTGGCCTTCCTGGTCCATCCGGACTACAGCGGCTGGATCGCCAAGAACCGCTCAAGCGCCCCGATCTACATTCGGCCCTATTTCTGGCTGAACCTCTGGATCAATTCCTTTATTGGGCTCATCCCGGCTGTGGCCTTCGTTGCGCTGTGGCACCTGGTGCCCCTATTGCGGCGGCTTCTGGAGCGCTTCCGCAGCACCTTAGCGCAGCTGGATGAGCCAGACGCGTTAGCCCTTATTCTGCTAGCGGGCAACATCGTTCTGCTGGCCACCTCTTCGTATCAGCCTGAGCGGCGGTTTCTACCTGTTTTTCCGGCCCTGGCGTATCTGGCCGCTCTGTGGCTGGCCGGATGGCGCTGGAGGTGGCCAGAGCCGTCGCCGCAAGCCGCATCCCCTTGGGGCCGTCTTCTGCGTTGGCTCGGAGCTCTGTGGCTGCCGTGGAGCGCGTTGCACGGCGTGGGGCTGGCGATCGGTGAACGGTTGCCGATTCACGTGGGACAGGAGCACGGTTTAAACGTAATCGGGATCTCGATGCTTAGCTTTGCGGGCTATCTGGCGCACGCGGGCTGGATGAGTTTTATCCGCTCTCGAGAACCGGATCTGCCCGATTGGCAATGGGCCCGTCTGAGCGCGCTCGTCTTAGTGGGGATGCCCCTTGCGGTTTACGCGGTGCGCTTTGCACACGGACCCTCATGGATCGCCTCGGCCCTCGTAGGCGGCCTGGGCCTGGGCTTGGCCTGGGCGCTGCGGCGTCAAGAGGCCCGATTCGAACGCGGCCTGGAGCGCCTGCGCATGGGCGCGGCCGCGCTTTTGCTTCTGGTGCTTGTGGAGCTGCCTTACCTGAGCAGTTGGCTACCGCCTTCGTACGCGTTTCGGGATGCCGGCCGACAAATTCGTGCGCTCGTGGGTGACCAGCCCGTGGTGGCCCACTACAACTTGCCGCTAGCCGAAACCCGGGCCCCCGTTATCCGGCCCTCGATCCGGTATAACTACGCCCCCGCGATCTTTCATCGGGGATATGCGCTCGTACTGCGTTACGATAGGGATTTTTCGGTACCCCGCTGGTCGCAGATTCGCTCCTGGCCCCCCGTGAACCGGCGGGATCCGACCCTAGCCGGACGCGCCCCCACGGTGGTGCCATACGGCCGGCAACCGGACTGGAATCAAGTGGAGCCCGCTATCATCGCGCCCGAAGTTGGCCAATATTTGGTATTTCTGCCCAAAGGTAGCCGACTACTGCGGAGCTTCCCCTTATACGTCTACGGGCTACCTGGCTATCCTCGATTTGTGCTGGAGTTATGGCAACTGCCCAAGACTACGTAG
- a CDS encoding polysaccharide export protein has translation MRSICAALGLLLLVGSLTGCGPVRRLVQPAQPEPEQELPILSPGDYRINIGDVLEFKFEETDQFNQTVTVRPDGRISLPYLGDVVAAGLTPNDLKRRVEEAYSVILRNPEVTVIVHIASNQAVFVVGEVNEPGLQIMQPNMTVLKAIAMAGSFRPSAKRQSVMLLRRQQNGQYRAYRLDLRAASVGRRPELNVPLEAGDIIYVPTTVIYDIENFMTRVYNSLIPPINAAIQALILYQVTTR, from the coding sequence ATGAGATCCATCTGCGCGGCGCTTGGGCTTCTGCTTCTAGTGGGCTCCCTGACAGGGTGTGGTCCTGTGCGCCGGCTTGTCCAGCCAGCCCAGCCCGAGCCTGAGCAAGAGCTGCCCATCTTGTCTCCGGGCGATTACCGAATCAACATCGGCGATGTGTTGGAATTCAAGTTTGAAGAGACCGACCAATTCAACCAGACCGTCACGGTGCGGCCCGACGGACGCATATCGCTTCCCTACCTGGGAGACGTGGTGGCCGCTGGGTTAACCCCGAACGACCTCAAACGCCGGGTGGAGGAGGCCTACAGCGTTATTCTCCGGAATCCGGAGGTAACGGTGATCGTGCACATTGCATCGAATCAGGCCGTTTTTGTGGTGGGCGAGGTCAACGAGCCCGGTTTGCAGATCATGCAACCGAATATGACCGTACTTAAGGCGATCGCCATGGCCGGTAGCTTCCGCCCCTCGGCCAAGCGCCAGAGCGTAATGTTGCTGCGCCGCCAGCAGAACGGACAATATCGCGCTTATAGGCTGGATCTGCGGGCCGCCTCGGTAGGCCGTAGGCCAGAACTAAACGTGCCCCTGGAGGCGGGGGACATCATCTACGTGCCCACAACGGTCATCTACGACATTGAAAACTTTATGACGCGCGTTTACAACAGCTTGATCCCGCCGATCAACGCGGCCATCCAAGCCCTGATCCTCTATCAAGTCACAACGAGGTAA
- a CDS encoding GumC family protein, with protein sequence METTPYQALGYTVQTAFRRYWYLIAFFLAAVVGTVALVTALLPKLYTSEARILLERDPQTEIATLLGATIQPRNIEQIVMADIEIMRSRPIAEEVVRKTGLDRVIRTGAANEREHLDRVIRQFWSRLKTEPLRDAGVIRLQYSDTNPERAASVLQSLIEAYREFPSRLYNRTQTYQFFEARVREAEQRLRDLEAQQMEFQRSRSFISPEVQRRLLADQILTLAQRLTQIRSQRIERETRLRELERAIQTNQLTSIPSTDVSNSLSQTGTLVSLRNRLAELLIQRAKLAETYTPQYPEMRQVEQQIRETRQQLVSEINQSIEQERVGIASLLAAERQLQVELDRLRAQIASLIDQETTYERLRRAIDENDQVYNALLRQREEARIAMLRLQQEVIVTVISPPNVPGIPSSPNWTLNLGLAFLFGLSGGIAVALARAYRDEMILSPADVSRAGIPVIGEIRETTG encoded by the coding sequence ATGGAAACGACGCCTTATCAGGCCCTCGGCTACACGGTGCAGACCGCTTTCCGGCGGTATTGGTATCTCATCGCGTTCTTTCTTGCGGCCGTGGTCGGCACCGTGGCCCTGGTGACGGCGCTCCTGCCCAAGCTATACACCTCTGAGGCCCGCATCCTCCTGGAGCGCGATCCCCAAACCGAAATCGCGACCTTGCTCGGTGCAACGATTCAACCCCGCAACATCGAGCAGATCGTCATGGCCGACATCGAGATCATGCGCAGCCGACCTATCGCCGAAGAGGTGGTGCGCAAGACGGGCTTGGATCGGGTTATCCGGACAGGGGCGGCAAACGAGCGCGAGCATTTGGACCGCGTCATCCGACAATTTTGGTCCCGACTCAAAACCGAGCCGTTGCGGGACGCCGGTGTGATCCGCCTCCAATACTCGGACACCAACCCAGAACGCGCCGCTTCCGTGTTGCAAAGCCTCATCGAGGCCTATCGGGAATTCCCGTCTCGCCTATACAACCGAACGCAAACATACCAGTTCTTTGAAGCCCGGGTGCGGGAGGCTGAACAGCGGCTCCGCGACTTAGAGGCCCAACAGATGGAATTTCAACGATCTCGCAGCTTCATATCCCCGGAAGTGCAGCGGCGACTGCTGGCGGATCAGATTCTGACCTTGGCGCAACGCTTAACGCAAATCCGCTCCCAGCGCATAGAGCGCGAAACGCGCCTGCGTGAGCTGGAGCGAGCCATTCAAACCAACCAGTTGACGAGCATCCCCTCTACCGACGTAAGCAACAGCTTAAGCCAAACGGGCACGCTGGTGAGCCTACGCAACCGACTAGCCGAGCTTCTAATCCAACGCGCCAAGCTGGCTGAAACCTATACGCCGCAGTATCCGGAGATGCGGCAAGTTGAACAGCAAATCCGGGAAACGCGCCAACAGCTGGTGAGCGAAATCAACCAGTCTATAGAACAAGAGCGCGTCGGTATCGCCAGCCTCTTAGCCGCCGAAAGGCAGCTACAGGTGGAGCTGGACCGGCTAAGGGCCCAGATTGCGAGCTTGATCGACCAAGAGACCACCTACGAACGACTGCGGCGGGCGATCGACGAAAACGATCAGGTTTATAACGCCCTGCTGCGGCAGCGCGAAGAAGCGCGCATCGCCATGCTGCGTCTGCAGCAAGAGGTCATCGTCACCGTCATCAGCCCCCCTAATGTGCCCGGAATCCCCTCCAGTCCCAACTGGACCCTCAACCTGGGCTTGGCTTTTCTCTTCGGACTGAGCGGCGGTATCGCTGTCGCCTTGGCGCGCGCGTATCGAGACGAGATGATCCTATCGCCGGCGGACGTCTCTCGGGCCGGCATTCCGGTAATCGGTGAAATACGGGAGACCACAGGATGA
- a CDS encoding ABC transporter substrate-binding protein: MRWWRCAVFGRSALLVALSVFGLGPVITAGSGPPQGSRRGGVLTKHELNDPDGLHPYLTTDASTRYIQQLIFDRLCKLNLRTLELMPELAELPVAENGHRSYRFRLRPEARWADGRPVTAEDVVFSWKALMNPFVDSAPLRAECVDILKPEILGPREVRFYVRRPRFDNVYKLTYALYILPKHHYDPDGLTDRYTVEDLALYHSAGKLEELPQQARAAMEAFARRFQDPTFRFDPARVLGSGPYRPVQWRRGQWLVLARNERYWQAGSREPFSQAYPDTIRFRVLQDLEAAYGALRAGQIHFSESFRPVQLVRQMQGPDFERRFAKHVQIQPSFYYIAWNLDRVYFRDPRVRQALSLLADRHQMLRTVFFGQGRPTATFYFDQRPEHHPGIRPDPYDPARARRLLAEAGWSDTNGDGVLDKDGVPFRFTLYFNQGNENRRQVALIWAQALAQVGIQAVVQPIEWGALLGRLRSRDYDAAVVGIVFDANEQDFYPYFHSTQAEQRGFNYAGYRNPEADQLLERIPTELEPQRRIPLHRALQARLAADRPYLFLFVVAQRFVYDRRWSGVLFYPQRPGYYLGEWYLTPGVRADL, translated from the coding sequence ATGCGCTGGTGGCGGTGCGCCGTCTTCGGCCGGAGCGCGCTTCTGGTCGCGCTTAGCGTCTTCGGTCTGGGGCCTGTGATCACGGCCGGATCCGGGCCTCCGCAGGGCTCTCGCCGGGGTGGCGTGCTCACGAAACACGAGCTCAACGACCCCGACGGGCTTCATCCGTACTTGACCACGGACGCCTCCACGCGCTATATACAGCAGCTCATCTTCGATCGGCTCTGTAAGCTCAATCTCCGAACCCTTGAGCTTATGCCCGAGCTGGCGGAGCTGCCCGTCGCGGAGAACGGGCATCGGAGTTACCGGTTTCGGTTGCGCCCGGAGGCCCGCTGGGCCGACGGCCGGCCCGTGACGGCTGAGGACGTGGTCTTCTCTTGGAAGGCGCTCATGAACCCCTTCGTAGACAGCGCCCCGCTTCGGGCCGAATGCGTCGACATCCTCAAGCCCGAGATCCTGGGGCCGCGCGAGGTGCGCTTCTACGTGCGCCGGCCCCGTTTTGATAACGTATACAAGCTCACCTATGCCCTCTACATCCTGCCTAAGCATCACTACGATCCAGATGGGCTTACCGATCGCTACACGGTCGAGGATCTGGCCCTGTATCACAGCGCCGGCAAGCTGGAGGAGCTTCCGCAGCAGGCCCGGGCCGCGATGGAGGCTTTTGCGCGGCGCTTTCAAGATCCCACGTTTCGCTTTGATCCCGCGCGCGTGCTGGGAAGCGGCCCCTATAGGCCCGTTCAGTGGCGACGCGGTCAGTGGCTCGTGCTGGCCCGTAACGAACGCTACTGGCAGGCCGGCAGCCGCGAACCCTTCTCCCAGGCCTACCCAGATACGATCCGTTTTCGCGTGCTCCAAGACCTAGAGGCCGCCTACGGCGCCCTTCGAGCCGGCCAGATACACTTCAGCGAATCCTTCCGGCCCGTACAGCTGGTGCGCCAAATGCAAGGGCCGGACTTTGAACGCCGTTTCGCTAAGCATGTGCAGATTCAGCCCAGCTTCTACTATATCGCCTGGAACCTGGATCGTGTGTATTTTCGCGACCCCCGCGTGCGTCAGGCCCTATCTCTTTTGGCCGATCGCCATCAGATGCTCAGGACGGTTTTTTTCGGACAGGGACGGCCCACTGCGACCTTCTACTTCGATCAGCGTCCGGAGCACCACCCCGGCATTCGTCCCGACCCCTACGATCCAGCCCGCGCCCGTCGGCTTCTGGCCGAGGCCGGATGGAGCGATACGAACGGAGACGGGGTTCTGGACAAGGACGGGGTGCCGTTTCGCTTTACGCTCTACTTCAACCAAGGCAACGAAAACCGTCGGCAGGTGGCACTCATCTGGGCTCAGGCCCTGGCCCAGGTCGGCATCCAGGCCGTGGTGCAGCCCATAGAGTGGGGGGCGCTGCTCGGCCGCCTGCGCAGCCGGGACTACGATGCGGCTGTGGTGGGGATCGTCTTCGACGCCAACGAACAAGACTTCTACCCGTACTTTCACAGTACGCAAGCAGAGCAGAGGGGGTTTAATTACGCCGGCTACCGCAACCCCGAGGCGGATCAGCTCTTGGAGCGGATTCCCACGGAGCTGGAGCCTCAGCGCCGCATCCCCCTGCACAGGGCTCTGCAAGCACGCCTGGCCGCAGACCGTCCCTACCTGTTTCTGTTTGTGGTCGCGCAACGTTTCGTCTACGACCGTCGATGGTCCGGGGTGCTTTTCTACCCCCAAAGGCCGGGCTACTATCTGGGGGAGTGGTATCTGACGCCGGGCGTGCGCGCTGACCTATAA